From one Coffea eugenioides isolate CCC68of chromosome 11, Ceug_1.0, whole genome shotgun sequence genomic stretch:
- the LOC113754101 gene encoding uncharacterized protein LOC113754101: MAKQEQQQWNACSNGGGGAIDNSSCISRSSSNGNSNGGLQLQSFFKSIFSKDNDENSFRKRGNESFFVKRDGGDTDDYGNDDDGSSAWAKLPVPHLSPLARSVISRCSKILQISPEDLYQCFDREFPDKVKQPSNHARNFLEFCSYQAIDLSTTGADYLSNKEFRRLMFDMMLAWESSGVENDLLANETTSCRNNDREDEDSWSFFYSSSTTMAVQVDDKKTVGLEAFARIAPACPIVADIITVHNLFDVLTSSSCGRLHFLIYDKYLRSLDKVIKAVSNGASTQFMSNLSLAEEEIILDIDGTIPTQPVLQHIGISAWPGRLTLTKFALYFESGVGLYDKAVRYDLSTDIKQVIKPELTGPLGARLFDKAVMYKSISMMEPVFFEFPEFKGSSRRDYWLDISLEILRAHRFTRKYNLKGYQKNEALARATLGILRYRAIREVFHIFSSNYKTVLCFNLAESLPGGDMILENLSDRFALVKSGAVRRDVLALSNVKKQMILPVSLLTLGRLGIISCKEEGMNTEATFGQGDICVGEISPLESAVKQLKQNTGRAEAAQATVDQVKVEGIHTNLAVMEELLYPLIVSFKWIQQLASWEEPWKSILFLVLTSFAILRGWINYILPSISVIFAGFMIWQRYTSKRRPLEAFKIKAPPSKNAVEQLVTLQEAVLQVEGLIQSGNVVLLKLRALLFAIVPQATDTVALSLIVIAVALAFVPLKYLFLLAFVESFTRNMPARKESSERWFRRMREWWLRIPAAPVQLVKVEDKKRK; encoded by the exons ATGGCGAAGCAGGAGCAGCAGCAATGGAATGCCTGTAGTAATGGTGGTGGAGGAGCGATTGATAATAGCAGTTGTATTAGCAGAAGCAGCAGCAATGGCAATAGCAATGGGGGTTTGCAATTGCAGTCTTTTTTCAAATCCATATTTTCCAAGGATAACGACGAAAACAGCTTCAGAAAACGGGGGAATGAGAGCTTCTTTGTTAAAAGAGACGGTGGTGATACCGATGACTATGGAAACGACGACGACGGTTCCAGCGCATGGGCTAAACTGCCCGTTCCTCATCTTTCTCCTCTCGCTCGCTCCGTGATCTCCCGTTGTTCCAA GATCCTTCAGATATCACCTGAGGATTTATACCAGTGCTTTGACAGAGAGTTTCCTGATAAAGTTAAACAACCTTCAAACCATGCgaggaattttcttgaattctgTTCATACCAAGCAATTGATCTATCAACTACAGGTGCTGATTATCTAAGTAACAAGGAGTTCCGTCGCTTGATGTTTGACATGATGCTGGCATGGGAATCTTCAGGTGTTGAGAATGATTTATTAGCCAAT GAAACCACCTCTTGCCGTAACAATGACAGGGAGGACGAGGATAGCTGGTCATTTTTCTATTCCAGTTCAACAACTATGGCTGTTCAG GTTGATGACAAGAAAACTGTTGGTCTGGAGGCTTTTGCTCGAATAGCTCCTGCCTGTCCAATTGTGGCTGATATAATAACAGTTCATAATCTTTTTGATGTTTTGACAAGTTCTTCATGTGGTCGACTTCATTTCCTTATATATGACAAATACCTACGGAGTCTTGACAA AGTGATAAAGGCTGTAAGCAATGGAGCTAGCACACAATTCATGTCCAACCTGTCACTTGCTGAGGAAGAGATCATATTAGATATAGATGGCACAATTCCCACACAACCAGTTCTGCAACATATTGGAATCTCTGCCTGGCCTG GACGCTTGACATTGACCAAGTTTGCTCTCTACTTTGAATCTGGTGTTGGTTTATATGACAAAGCTGTGAGATATGATCTTTCAACAGATATAAAACAGGTGATAAAACCAGAATTAACTGGACCGTTGGGTGCTCGACTCTTTGACAAAGCTGTGATGTACAAGTCGATATCCAT GATGGAGCCTGTCTTTTTTGAATTTCCAGAATTTAAGGGCAGTTCACGACGGGATTATTGGTTGGATATTAGTCTTGAGATCCTACGAGCGCATAGGTTCACTAGGAAGTATAATCTGAAAGGATACCAAAAGAATGAAGCACTTGCTAGAGCCACTCTTGGAATTTTGCGATACCGAGCAATTAGAGAGGTATTCCACATTTTCTCTTCGAATTACAAAACTGTGCTCTGTTTTAACTTGGCTGAGAGCCTCCCAGGAGGTGATATGATCTTGGAAAATCTGTCGGATCGGTTTGCTCTTGTGAAATCTGGAGCTGTTAGACGCGATGTTTTGGCTTTGTCAAATGTGAAAAAACAGATGATACTCCCTGTTTCTCTTCTAACACTTGGTAGACTTggaattatttcatgcaaagaAGAAGGCATGAATACAGAAGCAACTTTTGGTCAAGGAGATATCTGTGTTGGTGAAATAAGTCCTCTTGAATCTGCCGTAAAGCAGTTAAAACAGAACACAGGAAGGGCAGAAGCTGCACAAGCAACCGTTGACCAAGTGAAAGTGGAAGGAATTCATACAAATTTAGCTGTAATGGAG GAGTTACTGTACCCACTTATTGTATCATTTAAATGGATTCAACAGTTAGCCTCATGGGAAGAGCCTTGGAAATCTATATTGTTCTTGGTGTTGACTAGCTTTGCAATATTGAG GGGGTGGATCAACTACATATTGCCATCAATTTCTGTAATATTTGCAGGTTTTATGATCTGGCAAAGGTATACCAGCAAAAGGAGGCCACTGGAAGCATTTAAAATCAAAGCTCCTCCCAGTAAGAATGCAGTAGAGCAGCTTGTAACATTGCAAGAAGCTGTCCTTCAAGTTGAGGGCTTAATTCAGAGTGGCAATGTTGTTCTACTGAAACTACGGGCACTCCTTTTTGCTATAGTACCCCAG GCAACAGACACAGTTGCGCTCTCATTGATTGTCATAGCTGTGGCTCTTGCATTTGTGCCTCTCAAGTACCTCTTCCTATTAGCTTTTGTAGAGTCCTTCACAAGAAATATGCCCGCAAGAAAAGAAAGCAGCGAAAGATGGTTCAGGCGTATGAGAGAGTGGTGGTTAAGGATACCAGCAGCTCCTGTTCAACTTGTAAAAGTTGAGGACAAGAAGAGGAAATGA